A window of Rubricoccus marinus contains these coding sequences:
- a CDS encoding prephenate dehydrogenase, with the protein MNRIALIGTGLIGGSLGLAIRARHPETEVACFDASGDEAALALARGAATHIAPSAREAASGAELVVLAVPTGAVAEVLREIAPVLAPGTVVTDVASVKGPVVRAAREVLPPQVTFVGGHPMAGAEKGGMAHADALLFENAVYVLTPEAPGEAEGAAQTQGVGYTLPIPPSPFDRCPIPPEALWLVEAAGARAVRMDADRHDAVVASVSHLPQLLAVALVQHAAQTGDDALALAAGGFRDMTRIASSPFGMWGDILGANRDAVLGALDAFARGLGDLRAAVSAGATPDLREAFGQAAGVRDAIPSHSKGFLAPLAEVTLWAEDRVGFLAGVTGALSDAGLNIKDMELLRVREGAGGAFRLAFADGATADAAIGVLRARGLRAERR; encoded by the coding sequence ATGAACCGAATCGCCCTTATCGGCACTGGCCTGATCGGCGGCTCTCTTGGGCTCGCCATCCGCGCGCGCCATCCCGAGACCGAGGTCGCCTGCTTTGACGCCTCTGGCGACGAGGCCGCGCTCGCCCTCGCCAGAGGCGCCGCGACCCATATCGCGCCGAGCGCGCGAGAGGCCGCCTCTGGCGCTGAGCTGGTGGTCCTCGCCGTCCCGACGGGCGCCGTGGCAGAGGTGCTGCGAGAGATCGCGCCCGTGCTCGCACCGGGCACCGTCGTGACCGATGTCGCCTCGGTCAAGGGACCAGTCGTGCGCGCCGCGCGCGAGGTCTTGCCGCCCCAGGTCACGTTTGTCGGCGGGCACCCGATGGCGGGCGCGGAAAAGGGCGGCATGGCGCACGCCGACGCGCTGCTGTTCGAGAACGCCGTGTACGTTCTCACGCCAGAGGCCCCTGGCGAGGCGGAGGGCGCTGCACAAACGCAGGGCGTCGGGTACACGCTCCCAATCCCACCCTCGCCGTTTGACCGTTGCCCCATTCCGCCAGAGGCTCTGTGGCTCGTGGAGGCCGCCGGCGCTCGCGCGGTGCGGATGGACGCCGACCGGCACGACGCGGTCGTCGCGTCCGTCAGCCACCTGCCGCAGCTCTTGGCGGTCGCGCTCGTGCAGCACGCGGCGCAGACCGGCGACGACGCGCTCGCCCTGGCGGCGGGCGGCTTCCGCGACATGACGCGCATCGCGTCCTCCCCCTTCGGGATGTGGGGCGACATCCTCGGCGCCAACCGCGACGCCGTGCTGGGCGCGCTCGACGCCTTCGCCAGAGGCCTTGGCGACCTGCGCGCGGCGGTCAGTGCGGGCGCGACACCAGACCTGCGCGAGGCGTTCGGGCAGGCCGCTGGCGTGCGCGATGCCATCCCGAGCCACTCCAAGGGTTTTCTCGCGCCTCTGGCGGAGGTGACGCTGTGGGCCGAGGACCGCGTCGGCTTCCTCGCGGGCGTGACGGGCGCGCTCTCCGACGCCGGGCTCAACATCAAGGACATGGAGCTGCTGCGCGTGCGCGAGGGCGCGGGCGGCGCCTTCCGCCTCGCCTTTGCCGACGGCGCGACGGCGGACGCGGCTATCGGCGTGCTCCGCGCCAGAGGCCTGCGCGCCGAGCGGAGGTAA
- a CDS encoding ATP-binding protein: MPDAPAPFEGLGVFYLGKEVVPASGAPEPSPGKSLGAPVLYDSTDLTTHAFIVGMTGSGKTGLGVGLIEEAALDGIPVIAIDPKGDLGNLTLTFPDLSPESFRPWIDEGEATREGVTPEALAEQKAGLWRSGLEAWGQNAGRVARLQDAADVTIYTPGSDAGVQVSVLGSLDPPPPEARSGEASVERVDATVGGLLTLLGVEADAMSSPEHVFLAKVIGDAWAAGTALTLADLIGALQSPPFEAIGVMAVDDFFPARSRTALAMKLNGLLASPGFAAWAQGEPLDADRLFYGASGKPQVSVMSIAHLGDEERMFFVTRLLGEVLAWMRRQPGTGSLRAILYMDEIFGYLPPTANPASKQLLLTLLKQARAFGLGIVLATQNPVDMDYKALSNCGTWFVGRLQTERDKDRLLDGLEGAASGGFNRAEVDALLSGIGKRRFLLHNVHESAPVVMETRWVLNYLAGPLTRTQIGTLMAEQKEGRKEEGASGGMAAAAPEAAPVASPHPQAPSAPEASGASGPPSVDVPQVYLAGSAPDEYVPMLLARAEIPFERKSLDIEHTERVTLLTEIAGGEPQWNAAEMLTERPATQSAPEAGAAFAALPEGVDASGFARWEKSLKKWLQQERPLTVYTSKSLKASSRPGEDERAFRIRLQTIAHEARDEQKAALRKKYQSKLDALEKRMRSAQDAIDREQSQASQRKTDTFVRIGTTLLGAFLGNRSARSTMSAVGVTARSAGRMSKEKADVARAEQKHADLQNDYAELETQLQREMDGIDLSLDPTTEALDTTEVTATQTSMHVAEMALAWAPYRRDADGRRVRA; encoded by the coding sequence ATGCCCGACGCACCCGCCCCGTTTGAAGGTCTCGGCGTCTTCTACCTCGGCAAAGAAGTCGTCCCCGCCTCTGGCGCCCCCGAACCCAGCCCCGGGAAGTCCCTGGGCGCCCCCGTCCTCTACGACTCCACCGACCTGACGACGCACGCCTTTATCGTGGGGATGACGGGCAGCGGCAAGACCGGACTGGGCGTTGGGCTGATCGAGGAGGCCGCGCTGGACGGCATCCCAGTGATCGCCATCGACCCGAAGGGAGACCTGGGCAACCTCACGCTGACGTTCCCGGACCTCTCGCCGGAGTCGTTCCGGCCGTGGATCGATGAGGGCGAGGCCACGCGCGAGGGCGTCACGCCAGAGGCTCTCGCGGAGCAGAAAGCAGGCCTCTGGCGCAGCGGACTGGAAGCGTGGGGGCAGAACGCCGGCCGCGTCGCGCGGCTCCAAGACGCCGCCGACGTGACGATCTACACGCCGGGCTCGGACGCGGGCGTGCAGGTGAGCGTGCTCGGCTCGTTGGACCCGCCTCCGCCAGAGGCCCGAAGCGGCGAGGCCTCGGTGGAGCGCGTGGATGCGACCGTCGGGGGGCTCCTCACTCTCCTGGGCGTGGAGGCGGACGCGATGAGCAGCCCCGAGCACGTCTTCCTCGCGAAAGTGATTGGTGACGCATGGGCAGCGGGTACGGCGCTCACGCTTGCCGACCTGATCGGCGCGCTCCAGAGCCCCCCCTTCGAGGCCATCGGCGTGATGGCGGTGGACGACTTCTTCCCCGCCCGCTCCAGAACCGCGCTCGCGATGAAGCTCAACGGGCTCCTGGCGTCGCCGGGTTTTGCGGCGTGGGCGCAGGGCGAGCCGCTGGATGCTGACCGGCTGTTCTACGGCGCCAGCGGCAAGCCGCAGGTGTCGGTCATGAGCATCGCGCACCTGGGCGACGAGGAGCGGATGTTCTTCGTGACGCGGTTGCTGGGCGAGGTCCTCGCGTGGATGCGCCGCCAGCCGGGGACGGGCTCGCTGCGGGCCATCCTCTACATGGACGAGATCTTCGGCTACCTCCCCCCCACTGCCAACCCCGCCAGCAAGCAACTCTTGCTCACGCTGCTCAAGCAGGCCCGCGCTTTCGGCCTCGGGATCGTCCTCGCGACGCAGAACCCGGTGGACATGGACTACAAGGCGCTCTCCAACTGCGGGACGTGGTTCGTGGGGCGCCTCCAGACCGAGCGCGACAAGGACCGCCTCCTGGACGGCCTGGAAGGCGCCGCCTCTGGCGGGTTCAACCGCGCCGAAGTCGACGCGCTGCTTTCGGGCATCGGCAAGCGCCGGTTTCTCCTCCACAACGTGCACGAGTCCGCACCGGTCGTGATGGAGACGCGGTGGGTGCTCAACTACCTCGCGGGTCCCCTCACGCGGACGCAGATCGGCACACTCATGGCGGAGCAAAAGGAAGGAAGGAAAGAGGAAGGGGCCTCTGGCGGGATGGCGGCAGCGGCACCAGAGGCGGCGCCGGTCGCGTCTCCCCACCCCCAGGCCCCCTCCGCGCCAGAGGCCTCTGGCGCCAGCGGTCCGCCCTCCGTCGACGTGCCGCAGGTCTACCTCGCGGGCTCCGCGCCGGATGAGTACGTGCCCATGCTCCTCGCGCGCGCCGAGATCCCCTTTGAGCGCAAGAGCCTCGACATCGAGCACACCGAGCGCGTCACGCTGCTGACGGAGATTGCCGGCGGCGAGCCGCAGTGGAACGCCGCCGAGATGCTGACGGAGCGGCCCGCCACACAGTCCGCGCCAGAGGCGGGGGCGGCCTTCGCCGCGCTGCCCGAGGGCGTGGACGCGAGTGGCTTCGCGCGGTGGGAGAAAAGCCTGAAGAAGTGGCTCCAGCAGGAGCGCCCGCTGACGGTATACACGAGCAAAAGCTTAAAGGCGTCCTCCCGCCCAGGCGAGGATGAGCGTGCCTTCCGCATCCGGCTTCAGACGATCGCGCACGAAGCTCGCGACGAGCAAAAGGCCGCGCTGCGTAAGAAGTACCAGTCCAAGCTCGACGCGCTGGAGAAGCGGATGCGTTCCGCGCAAGACGCGATCGACCGGGAGCAGTCGCAGGCGTCGCAGCGCAAGACGGACACGTTCGTCCGCATCGGCACCACCCTGCTGGGCGCCTTTCTCGGCAACCGCTCCGCACGCTCCACGATGAGCGCGGTCGGCGTCACGGCGCGCTCCGCCGGGCGGATGTCGAAGGAGAAGGCCGACGTGGCCCGCGCCGAGCAAAAGCACGCCGACCTCCAGAACGACTACGCGGAGTTGGAGACGCAGCTCCAGCGCGAGATGGACGGCATCGACCTCTCGCTCGATCCCACGACGGAAGCGCTGGACACGACCGAGGTCACGGCCACACAAACCTCCATGCACGTCGCCGAGATGGCGCTCGCGTGGGCCCCCTACCGCCGCGACGCCGACGGCCGCCGCGTCCGCGCCTAG
- a CDS encoding type IV pilus twitching motility protein PilT, with protein MTPAAPVATPAPQRAPEPMERDAEGFFRIPSYIREISKGAPRLFIGEDRLRYFVEQIDRLSVEHREQMRDFMDQYVERMHEMGASDMDTGGPACVGRVWYRCDGEKTPHFELGIRSHDEVDILVLNLLSKRQQEDLFKVQSADFSYQLDMPDGTRRRFRATCYYDNQHIGLCLRAIAEDVRPLKGLGFHPLVERGLMFQHVRDGLTLITGVTGSGKSTTLDAIIDANNHDFDGHIVIVAKPIEYVHAPDRCIIRHREVGPDCPSFKMGVSQALRQDPDIIMIGEMRDPETIDSAIEASDTGHKVFSTLHTASAVESLDRMVAEYPQAEQERVRIRLGDVLRCVVSQKLPPKIGGGRVLTKEVLWVTASVKAAIQNGNTNEIYQMMWEGTKQGMITLEQDLFRLVRERKITPDTGLQYSNNKRRFQQLVRGG; from the coding sequence ATGACGCCCGCGGCGCCAGTGGCCACGCCCGCCCCGCAACGGGCGCCGGAGCCGATGGAGCGCGACGCGGAAGGCTTTTTCCGGATCCCGTCCTACATCCGCGAGATCTCCAAGGGAGCGCCGCGTCTGTTTATCGGCGAAGACCGGCTCCGCTACTTCGTCGAGCAGATCGACCGGCTCTCTGTGGAGCACCGCGAGCAGATGCGGGACTTCATGGACCAGTACGTGGAGCGGATGCACGAGATGGGCGCCAGCGACATGGACACCGGTGGCCCGGCCTGCGTCGGCCGCGTGTGGTACCGCTGCGATGGCGAGAAGACGCCTCACTTCGAGCTGGGTATCCGCTCGCACGACGAGGTCGACATTCTGGTCCTGAACCTGCTCTCCAAGCGGCAGCAGGAGGACCTGTTTAAGGTGCAGTCGGCGGACTTCTCGTACCAGCTGGATATGCCGGACGGCACGCGCCGCCGTTTCCGCGCGACCTGCTACTACGACAACCAGCACATCGGGCTCTGCCTCCGCGCGATCGCGGAGGACGTGCGCCCGCTCAAAGGGCTCGGCTTCCACCCGCTCGTGGAGCGCGGCCTGATGTTCCAGCACGTCCGCGACGGGCTGACGCTTATCACCGGCGTGACCGGCTCGGGCAAAAGCACCACGCTGGACGCCATCATCGACGCGAACAACCACGACTTCGACGGGCACATCGTCATCGTGGCCAAGCCGATCGAATACGTCCACGCGCCGGACCGCTGCATTATCCGCCACCGCGAGGTGGGGCCGGACTGCCCCTCGTTCAAGATGGGCGTCTCGCAGGCGCTCCGGCAGGACCCGGACATCATCATGATCGGCGAGATGCGGGACCCGGAGACGATCGACTCCGCGATTGAGGCCTCCGATACGGGTCACAAAGTCTTCTCCACGCTCCACACCGCGAGCGCGGTCGAAAGCCTGGACCGCATGGTCGCGGAGTACCCGCAGGCCGAGCAGGAGCGCGTCCGCATCCGCCTCGGCGACGTGCTCCGCTGCGTCGTCTCGCAAAAGCTGCCCCCGAAGATCGGTGGCGGCCGCGTGCTCACAAAAGAGGTGCTCTGGGTGACCGCGTCGGTCAAGGCCGCCATCCAGAACGGCAACACCAACGAGATCTACCAGATGATGTGGGAGGGGACCAAGCAGGGGATGATCACCCTGGAGCAGGACCTCTTCCGCCTCGTCCGGGAGCGCAAGATCACGCCCGACACCGGGCTCCAGTACTCGAACAACAAGCGCCGCTTCCAGCAGCTCGTCCGCGGCGGCTGA
- a CDS encoding PilN domain-containing protein: MSDTPLPPNPFEGDPDDTNPFTGGIGDGSSHESTAPGASDFFGGAFSDEDFEPALEAASFAGGADSYFEDAASVEAVSPEAVAEMPVEEGDALVAAPVARPRRRRARKAAGKSSRSRGTQQIVLGINVTPTHVYGVLLKSEGSGNYSALQTLSRVRNQNAEDTSGAMTPSDVGIADLDGAGLDDGSVRFGSGQELDFTGEFDGIATPGDVGIDMGAIGQPRAAAQPIVFELRDMLEELAQSGYDKPALAFGIAPPDVEYFEVLVPADKKAKKAKKSKKGEETAPVTVKRDKLVSLLPPSQPGREIDTDRVAFVPMTKREGRPRYLAIIPQPTDPVVPAISMLREQSKHRRTAFKTIEAEVPLLMGLAALACPSEPHENTAVVRVGAEDTLVLLLSGGELHHMEPMQSVTAYDGPDTICSRVLLQQDVQGVGTVHNVVVLADERQDDLVQGFSAFYPDARVESLGALLGDLGVISPEAPGADEDPKVLGAESVEAAGAALSILGGKNSYFPDANLLPKALRKKKRRMDLTFGWHTLVVGVLLFLSVVFFIGLYFTQASDIAEREQTLAEYPPEATMAVPELQMRIDSLRQAQMEITSALAAMDSLLYGTDRWTQELVRTSRAVSASGGVWFEDWQPNGASVALHGFATSRARVVSLAQRLDAVIEQVTYQDTRGYPVYEFRLDMPSPIELPQTAKYLRAQLGEPVPPALDALAGLDAAAPVAAQAAPPEASGEPAPTTPDNN, encoded by the coding sequence ATGAGCGACACGCCCCTTCCACCCAACCCCTTCGAGGGCGATCCCGACGACACCAACCCGTTCACGGGGGGTATCGGAGACGGCTCCTCGCACGAGAGCACGGCCCCTGGCGCGAGCGACTTCTTCGGCGGCGCGTTTTCCGACGAGGACTTCGAGCCCGCGCTTGAAGCCGCCAGCTTCGCCGGAGGCGCGGACTCGTACTTCGAGGACGCGGCTTCCGTAGAGGCCGTTTCGCCAGAGGCCGTAGCCGAGATGCCGGTAGAGGAGGGCGACGCCCTCGTCGCGGCCCCCGTCGCGCGCCCGCGGCGCCGACGCGCCCGCAAAGCGGCAGGTAAGTCTTCTCGCTCGCGCGGGACGCAGCAGATCGTGCTCGGCATCAACGTGACGCCGACGCACGTCTACGGCGTGTTGCTCAAGAGCGAGGGGAGCGGGAACTACTCGGCGCTTCAGACGCTTTCGCGCGTCCGGAACCAGAACGCGGAGGACACCTCTGGCGCGATGACGCCTTCGGACGTGGGCATCGCCGACCTCGACGGCGCGGGGCTCGACGACGGCTCGGTCCGCTTCGGCAGCGGCCAGGAACTCGACTTCACGGGCGAGTTCGACGGGATCGCTACGCCGGGTGACGTAGGCATCGACATGGGCGCCATCGGGCAGCCGAGAGCGGCGGCCCAGCCCATCGTGTTCGAGCTGCGCGACATGCTGGAAGAGCTCGCGCAGAGCGGCTACGACAAGCCAGCGCTTGCCTTCGGCATCGCTCCGCCGGATGTCGAGTACTTCGAAGTGCTCGTCCCGGCAGACAAGAAGGCGAAGAAGGCCAAGAAGAGCAAGAAGGGCGAAGAGACAGCGCCCGTGACGGTAAAGCGGGACAAGCTCGTCTCGCTTCTCCCGCCGTCTCAGCCCGGCCGCGAGATCGACACCGACCGCGTGGCGTTCGTGCCGATGACGAAGCGGGAGGGCCGGCCTCGCTACCTCGCGATCATCCCGCAGCCGACGGACCCCGTCGTGCCGGCGATCTCGATGCTCCGCGAGCAGTCCAAGCACCGTCGGACGGCGTTCAAGACCATCGAGGCCGAGGTGCCGCTCCTGATGGGCTTGGCGGCCCTCGCGTGCCCCTCCGAGCCTCACGAGAACACCGCCGTTGTGCGCGTGGGCGCCGAGGACACGCTTGTGCTCCTGCTTTCCGGCGGCGAGCTCCACCACATGGAGCCCATGCAGAGCGTGACGGCCTACGACGGCCCGGACACGATCTGCTCGCGCGTGCTGCTCCAGCAGGACGTCCAGGGCGTCGGGACGGTCCACAACGTGGTCGTGCTCGCAGACGAGCGGCAGGATGACCTGGTGCAGGGCTTCTCCGCGTTCTACCCGGACGCCCGCGTCGAGTCGCTCGGCGCGCTCCTCGGAGACCTCGGCGTGATCTCGCCAGAGGCCCCTGGCGCGGACGAGGACCCGAAGGTCCTAGGAGCGGAGTCCGTGGAGGCCGCTGGCGCCGCGCTGTCCATCCTCGGCGGGAAGAACAGCTATTTCCCAGACGCCAACCTCCTGCCCAAGGCGCTTCGCAAGAAGAAGCGCCGGATGGACCTCACGTTTGGCTGGCACACCCTCGTTGTAGGCGTGCTGCTCTTCCTGAGCGTCGTCTTCTTTATCGGCCTCTACTTCACCCAGGCGAGCGACATCGCCGAGCGGGAGCAGACGCTGGCGGAGTACCCGCCAGAGGCCACCATGGCCGTTCCGGAGCTCCAGATGCGGATCGACAGCCTGCGCCAGGCGCAGATGGAGATCACCAGCGCGCTTGCGGCGATGGACTCCCTGCTCTACGGGACCGACCGCTGGACGCAGGAGCTAGTGCGCACCTCGCGCGCCGTCAGCGCCTCTGGCGGCGTCTGGTTCGAGGACTGGCAGCCCAACGGCGCCTCCGTGGCGCTTCACGGCTTCGCGACGTCCCGCGCCCGGGTCGTCAGCCTCGCGCAGCGCTTGGACGCGGTCATCGAACAGGTGACGTACCAGGACACCCGCGGCTATCCGGTCTACGAGTTCCGCCTCGATATGCCCTCGCCGATCGAGTTGCCGCAGACGGCCAAGTACCTCCGGGCACAACTCGGCGAGCCCGTGCCGCCAGCTCTGGACGCCCTCGCGGGTCTGGACGCCGCGGCGCCCGTGGCCGCGCAAGCCGCCCCGCCAGAGGCCTCTGGCGAGCCCGCGCCCACCACCCCCGACAACAACTAA
- a CDS encoding ABC transporter C-terminal domain-containing protein has protein sequence MSNEVLNTLILAAFLAVAAGSGYYITQKQQPAEIEALDEEIEAIENRKAEVETLIAEQAMADEDAALALQRWNTRYKVLPSSLSSADVVAYLNALSSRGFRTFDLSLSGQTQGGTSSYYTYSVNGQAYFESLFSFIWHVENNRGMYRIRDLNVKKLVTTVTDGDVERQVVLAEFSMEVDAFYGAHSQISAPDSVTALPAAAYPPRRAATNPFYPYILETLPPNSDDLVDVESDSLSAVIGGTAVFMREGEMRQLRTGDRVYLGRISSIDARTARVVISLNKGGIRERVEVDLNTGARYRQALGDASLRRGPAAGPVLEAAPPAPGTPEAEGHSLYQSAEIPRTPQPSDD, from the coding sequence ATGAGTAACGAAGTCCTCAACACGCTCATCCTAGCGGCCTTCCTCGCGGTCGCCGCAGGGTCCGGGTACTATATCACGCAGAAACAGCAGCCCGCCGAGATCGAGGCGCTCGACGAAGAGATCGAGGCCATCGAGAACCGGAAGGCGGAGGTAGAAACCCTGATCGCCGAGCAAGCGATGGCGGACGAAGACGCCGCGCTCGCGCTGCAGCGCTGGAACACCCGCTACAAGGTGCTCCCGTCGTCGCTGTCGTCTGCCGACGTGGTGGCGTACCTCAACGCGCTGTCCTCCCGCGGCTTCCGCACGTTCGACCTCTCGCTTTCAGGCCAGACCCAGGGCGGCACGTCGAGCTACTACACGTACTCGGTCAACGGGCAGGCCTACTTCGAGAGCCTCTTCTCGTTTATCTGGCACGTGGAGAACAACCGCGGGATGTACCGCATCCGCGACCTCAACGTCAAGAAGCTGGTCACGACCGTGACCGACGGCGACGTAGAGCGCCAGGTGGTCCTCGCCGAGTTCTCGATGGAAGTCGACGCCTTCTACGGCGCCCACAGCCAGATCTCCGCGCCCGACAGCGTAACCGCTCTCCCGGCCGCAGCCTACCCGCCGCGCCGCGCTGCGACGAACCCGTTCTATCCCTACATCCTCGAGACGCTTCCGCCCAACTCGGACGACCTCGTGGACGTGGAGTCGGACAGCCTCTCAGCCGTGATCGGCGGAACGGCCGTCTTTATGCGGGAGGGCGAGATGCGGCAGCTCCGCACGGGCGACCGCGTCTACCTCGGACGCATCAGCTCGATCGACGCGCGCACCGCGCGGGTCGTGATCAGCCTCAACAAGGGGGGCATCCGCGAACGCGTGGAAGTCGACCTCAACACGGGCGCCCGGTACCGCCAGGCCCTCGGCGACGCCTCGCTGCGCCGCGGCCCCGCCGCCGGCCCGGTCCTCGAAGCCGCTCCGCCCGCCCCGGGCACGCCAGAGGCCGAGGGGCACTCGCTGTACCAGAGCGCGGAGATCCCGCGCACGCCGCAGCCTTCCGACGACTAA
- a CDS encoding type II secretion system protein GspD yields the protein MTPTRLSRSVSRYAMVALVAAAGLAATYGAAPAANAQTRTVRAYIPPDELVSFPAGMPMDEFISLVNPVFRRVTGKSVVDPEDREDPIGVSLNGVHFVDAFELVLDRQNLDFRETEGYFIIEEPAVIIDQTIVATTSDQQTITQIDAGPRAVGGGSNAASVSAQEREIHISAIVFELNRNKSREVGTNWASIFGEASAESGASTGGNTGGGTQGESSGVTFFLDAGSFFDALDGFIQASSDRVPLSQLASLFRYFEENGYGQTLASPSVTVRSGIQGKMQSGEDIPINTRDFQGNTLTQFISTGTIIDVTPTLIVEEVDGQEIEFIHLDVKVEKSNSRIINGSVGVFKNDVQTEVMLLDGEMTAIGGLTSTDETYSRKGVPILKDIPILSFIFGYTSRQETQKELVVVLQAEVMDDLRTRMRAPSRDGEILEDARDRVRQRLNRLNDGAGDRMEDLDTMGPIEVDARDRR from the coding sequence ATGACCCCGACCCGCCTCTCGCGCTCCGTATCTCGATACGCGATGGTGGCCCTCGTGGCCGCCGCTGGCCTCGCCGCCACCTACGGTGCCGCGCCCGCCGCCAACGCCCAAACCCGCACCGTCCGCGCCTACATCCCGCCAGACGAGCTCGTCTCGTTCCCTGCTGGGATGCCGATGGACGAGTTCATCAGCCTCGTCAACCCCGTCTTCCGCCGTGTAACGGGGAAGAGCGTGGTGGACCCCGAGGACCGCGAGGATCCGATCGGCGTCTCGCTCAACGGCGTCCACTTCGTTGACGCGTTCGAGCTCGTCCTGGACCGCCAGAACCTCGACTTCCGCGAGACGGAGGGCTACTTCATCATCGAGGAGCCTGCGGTCATCATCGACCAGACGATCGTCGCGACGACGTCGGACCAGCAGACGATCACGCAGATCGACGCCGGGCCTCGCGCCGTTGGCGGAGGTTCGAACGCAGCATCTGTCTCGGCACAAGAGCGTGAGATCCACATCTCGGCCATCGTGTTCGAACTCAACCGCAACAAGTCCCGCGAGGTGGGCACCAACTGGGCCTCCATCTTTGGAGAGGCGTCTGCTGAGAGCGGCGCCTCGACAGGCGGTAACACGGGTGGTGGCACCCAGGGTGAAAGCTCTGGCGTGACCTTCTTCCTCGACGCTGGTTCGTTCTTCGACGCGCTGGACGGCTTTATCCAGGCCAGCTCCGACCGCGTGCCACTGAGCCAGCTTGCGAGCCTGTTCCGCTACTTCGAGGAGAACGGCTACGGCCAGACTCTCGCGTCGCCAAGCGTGACCGTGCGCAGCGGCATCCAGGGCAAGATGCAGTCCGGTGAGGACATCCCGATCAACACGCGGGACTTCCAGGGCAACACGCTCACGCAGTTCATTTCCACCGGTACCATCATCGACGTGACGCCTACGCTGATCGTGGAGGAGGTCGACGGTCAGGAGATCGAGTTCATCCACCTCGACGTCAAGGTGGAGAAGAGCAACTCTCGCATCATCAACGGCAGCGTCGGCGTGTTCAAGAACGACGTGCAGACCGAGGTGATGCTGCTCGACGGTGAGATGACGGCCATCGGTGGCCTGACCTCGACCGACGAGACGTATTCCCGTAAGGGTGTGCCGATCCTCAAGGACATCCCGATCCTGAGCTTCATCTTCGGCTACACGTCTCGTCAGGAGACGCAGAAGGAACTCGTTGTCGTGCTCCAGGCTGAGGTCATGGACGACCTCCGCACCCGGATGCGTGCCCCGAGCCGCGACGGGGAGATCCTCGAGGATGCCCGCGACCGCGTCCGCCAGCGCCTCAACCGTCTCAACGACGGCGCCGGTGACCGCATGGAGGACCTCGACACGATGGGCCCCATCGAAGTCGACGCCCGCGACCGCCGCTAA